The following are encoded together in the Daucus carota subsp. sativus chromosome 5, DH1 v3.0, whole genome shotgun sequence genome:
- the LOC108219867 gene encoding cysteine proteinase 15A, protein MHYLLTISLLSLLLSTATATATATATADDPIIRQVVPEPGQSTHLLNADHHFSLFKTKYAKSYRDQNEHDYRFSVFKANLLRAKRNQLLDPSAEHGVTQFSDLTPQEFRQRYLGLRVPKFLQEAQKAPILPTGNLPEDFDWRDHGAVTGVKNQGLCGSCWSFSTTGALEGAHFLATGELVSLSEQQLVDCDHECDQDGDCDAGCNGGLMTSAFEYTMKAGGLELEKDYPYTGKDGKCKFDKQKVAASVANYSVVSIDEDQIAANLVKHGPLAVGINAAWMQTYIKGVSCPYICSKNRLDHGVLLVGYGAAGYAPIRLKNKPYWIIKNSWGERWGEDGYYKICRGQKYDTCGVDSMVSTVAAFHSD, encoded by the exons ATGCATTACTTGCTAaccatctctctcctctctcttctTCTCTCCACCGCCACCGCCACCGCCACCGCCACCGCCACCGCTGATGACCCAATAATCCGGCAAGTCGTCCCCGAACCCGGACAATCCACCCACCTCCTCAACGCCGACCATCATTTCTCACTCTTCAAAACAAAGTACGCCAAATCTTACCGTGATCAGAACGAGCATGATTATAGATTCTCCGTCTTCAAAGCCAATTTGCTACGGGCCAAGCGGAATCAGTTGCTTGATCCTTCTGCCGAGCACGGGGTTACCCAGTTCTCTGATTTGACCCCCCAAGAGTTTCGACAGAGGTATTTGGGATTGAGGGTTCCTAAGTTCTTACAAGAGGCTCAAAAAGCCCCGATTCTCCCCACTGGGAATCTTCCGGAGGATTTTGATTGGCGCGATCACGGCGCTGTCACTGGAGTTAAAAATCAA GGATTATGTGGATCGTGCTGGTCTTTTAGTACAACTGGTGCGTTAGAAGGAGCTCATTTTCTTGCTACGGGGGAGCTTGTTAGCCTCAGCGAGCAGCAGCTTGTTGACTGCGATCACGAG TGTGACCAAGATGGTGATTGTGATGCTGGGTGTAATGGTGGGTTGATGACTAGTGCTTTTGAGTATACAATGAAGGCTGGTGGACTTGAACTTGAAAAAGATTATCCTTACACCGGTAAGGATGGTAAGTGCAAATTTGACAAGCAAAAGGTTGCTGCCTCTGTTGCTAATTACAGTGTGGTGTCCATTGACGAAGATCAAATAGCTGCAAATTTGGTGAAGCATGGACCTCTTGCAG TTGGCATTAATGCAGCCTGGATGCAGACTTACATTAAGGGAGTTTCTTGCCCATACATCTGTTCAAAGAATCGTTTGGATCATGGTGTGCTTCTTGTTGGGTATGGAGCTGCTGGATATGCTCCCATTCGTCTCAAGAACAAGCCTTACTGGATCATAAAAAATTCATGGGGAGAAAGGTGGGGAGAGGATGGATACTACAAAATCTGCAGAGGACAGAAATATGATACATGCGGGGTGGATTCAATGGTGTCTACAGTAGCAGCATTTCACTCTGATTAA
- the LOC108221475 gene encoding uncharacterized protein LOC108221475, whose amino-acid sequence MARALIRYHIGSPSSIKFWLDPWVRNKPFCHQFDDTAIGHFGSNKPALIRDFQEESSWVFPVSNHMSSQEIRNRISEIHILSSDFITWDGLLRCKIATVWNSIRHKSPHVPWFDTVWNSLSIYKCSFTLWTALKERLLTRDRMLRFRMQTQPGCLLCNNMESIQHIFTGCPYFDLICRACPVPFARDWPSWQNGNFFSPTIDKRKQIIGSLFLAVAVHLVWKERNLRLHNPGSSNGTLYVIKNIFFMVREKLFSCDRFRKWVHRDPSFLCLIY is encoded by the coding sequence ATGGCTCGTGCTCTTATTCGTTACCACATTGGATCTCCATCTTCTATTAAATTCTGGTTAGATCCATGGGTTAGAAACAAGCCTTTCTGCCACCAGTTCGATGATACTGCCATTGGCCACTTTGGGTCTAATAAGCCTGCTTTGATTCGTGATTTCCAGGAGGAGAGCAGTTGGGTTTTTCCTGTCTCTAATCACATGAGCTCGCAAGAAATTCGTAACCGTATCTCTGAGATTCATATTCTCTCTAGTGACTTCATTACTTGGGATGGTCTACTCAGATGCAAAATTGCAACTGTTTGGAACTCTATTAGACATAAATCTCCCCATGTTCCCTGGTTTGATACGGTGTGGAATTCTTTATCAATCTATAAGTGTTCTTTCACTTTATGGACTGCTTTGAAGGAGCGTTTGCTCACTCGGGATAGAATGCTTCGTTTTCGGATGCAAACTCAGCCGGGCTGTTTACTTTGTAATAATATGGAATCTATTCAACACATCTTCACTGGATGCCCTTACTTTGATCTTATCTGCAGAGCTTGCCCTGTCCCGTTTGCTCGTGACTGGCCTAGCTGGCAAAATGGGAACTTTTTCTCTCCAACTATTGATAAACGGAAGCAAATCATTGGAAGTTTATTCTTAGCAGTGGCTGTGCATTTAGTTTGGAAAGAAAGAAACCTCAGACTTCATAATCCGGGATCCAGCAATGGCACCTTATAtgtgataaaaaatattttttttatggtgCGCGAGAAGCTTTTCTCCTGTGACAGATTTAGAAAATGGGTGCATCGAGACCCATCTTTCTTATGTCTTATTTACTAG